From a region of the Caldilineales bacterium genome:
- a CDS encoding D-lyxose/D-mannose family sugar isomerase, with protein sequence MKRSQINAIMGDAIAFMNQHQFHLPPFAFWSPDEWRRKGPEVREIVERELGWDITDFGGGQYDKLGLFIFTIRNGNPADLPKGGGKLYAEKLLIVDVDQITPFHFHWRKTEDIINRGGGKLLLQLYNSTPDGGLADTEVVVSTDGVVRTLPAGGIVSLSPGESITLPTGLYHKFWGAEGRVLVGEVSLVNDDNTDNRFLDPIGRFPTIEEDEAPLHLLVKDYGRYY encoded by the coding sequence ATGAAACGTTCCCAGATCAACGCCATCATGGGCGATGCCATCGCCTTCATGAACCAGCACCAATTCCACCTGCCGCCGTTCGCCTTCTGGTCGCCGGACGAGTGGCGGCGCAAAGGCCCCGAAGTGCGCGAGATCGTCGAGCGCGAGCTGGGCTGGGACATTACCGACTTCGGCGGGGGGCAGTACGACAAGCTGGGTCTGTTCATCTTCACCATCCGCAACGGCAACCCCGCCGACCTGCCCAAAGGCGGCGGCAAGCTCTACGCCGAGAAGCTGCTGATCGTCGATGTCGACCAGATCACGCCGTTTCATTTCCATTGGCGCAAGACCGAGGACATTATCAACCGCGGCGGCGGCAAACTGCTGCTGCAACTCTACAATTCCACGCCCGACGGCGGCCTGGCCGACACGGAGGTGGTGGTCAGCACCGACGGCGTCGTCCGCACCCTGCCGGCGGGCGGGATTGTGTCGCTGTCGCCGGGCGAGAGCATCACCCTGCCCACCGGGCTGTATCACAAATTCTGGGGGGCCGAAGGCCGGGTGCTGGTGGGCGAGGTCTCGTTGGTGAACGACGACAACACCGATAACCGTTTCCTCGACCCCATCGGTCGCTTCCCGACCATCGAGGAGGACGAAGCGCCGCTGCACTTGTTGGTCAAGGATTACGGTCGCTACTATTGA
- a CDS encoding carbohydrate ABC transporter permease — MVNALLWLVILVATIWCVFPFYWALVTSFKPQSVILTKPSLVPWLQFRPTLFNWQNEFTTRWPEISHALLNSLIIAIGAAIIAVTLGTLAGYGLARFRFRRWSNRNMTVWFLSQRFLPPIVTVIPFFLLIQKLHLIDTRLGLILANATFTMPFAVLTLRDVFKDLPIELEESAYVDGATPLQAFWSIALPLAAPAVAAAAIICFAFAWNEFLFGLILSYQNAQPITVIIAGVEHTQGVQFHAVATRLLLAILPPAILALAAQRYIVRGLTFGAVKG, encoded by the coding sequence CTGGTCAATGCCCTGTTGTGGCTCGTCATTCTCGTTGCCACCATCTGGTGTGTTTTCCCCTTCTATTGGGCCCTCGTGACTTCCTTCAAACCGCAGTCGGTCATCCTCACCAAGCCATCACTCGTCCCCTGGCTGCAATTCCGGCCCACGCTCTTCAACTGGCAGAACGAGTTCACCACCCGCTGGCCCGAGATCAGCCATGCCCTGCTCAACAGCCTGATCATCGCCATCGGCGCTGCCATCATCGCCGTGACCCTGGGTACACTGGCTGGTTACGGCCTGGCGCGTTTCCGCTTTCGGCGCTGGTCGAATCGCAACATGACGGTATGGTTCCTCTCGCAGCGCTTTCTGCCGCCGATCGTCACCGTCATCCCCTTCTTCCTCCTCATTCAGAAACTTCATCTCATCGACACCCGTCTCGGCTTGATCCTAGCCAACGCCACCTTCACCATGCCCTTTGCCGTCCTCACCCTGCGCGATGTCTTCAAAGATCTACCCATCGAACTCGAAGAATCGGCCTATGTGGATGGCGCTACCCCGTTACAGGCTTTCTGGAGCATTGCCTTGCCCCTGGCGGCGCCGGCTGTGGCCGCAGCTGCTATTATCTGCTTTGCCTTCGCCTGGAACGAGTTTCTCTTCGGTCTGATCCTCAGCTACCAGAACGCGCAGCCGATCACGGTCATCATCGCCGGCGTCGAACATACACAGGGCGTGCAATTCCATGCCGTCGCCACGCGCCTCCTGCTGGCCATTCTCCCCCCGGCCATCCTCGCCCTCGCCGCCCAACGCTACATCGTGCGCGGGTTGACGTTTGGGGCGGTGAAGGGCTAA